GCCGGGGGCGGCCGCACGCGGATCGAACGCGCGACTGACGACCGAGAAGTCGCGGCGCTCCGCCGCAGCCTGCCGTGGTGAGCGTCGTCGTCTCACGGATGCGAGAGCATCAGGTCGCCAGCAACCCGAGATGAGGCCCCGTCAGCCTGCGGCGAGCAGCTCGTCGCGGTGCGCGGCCAGCCACGTGCGTTCCTGCTCGATCTCGTCGGCGCTGCCTTTCGCGAGGAAGCTGGCGTAGGGCTCGATCCCAGCACCGCCGCAGGCGCGGATCCGGTCGCGCTCGAAGCACTGGACGTCGTCGAGCACGTCGAGCACGTGGGCAGGGTCCTCGTCGAGCTCGTCGCACCAGACGGTCAACCGGTGCGCGCGCTCGGACATCGTCGGCGTCGGGCCGGTCGAGCGGTAGCCGGTCCGGTCGCGCAGCGGCACGAAGTACCAGGCGCCCTGGGCTGCGTCCCACCCGGCCGGAGCGGGGCCGGCGGTGTCCCAGTCGATGATCCCGGTGAGACGGTCGCCGTCCCAGAGCGTGTTCCACGGCGCCAGGTCTCCGTGCCTGATCTCCTGGTGGCCGTCCGTGCGAGGACCGCCGTGCCAGACGGCGTCAGCGGGTGCGTCGAAGCTGCGCAGCGCAGCCTGCATCCGACGCACGGCGGACGCGACCGCACGAAGCCCCTCATCCCGTAGGAGGACCGCGGGCCACGGCCACCACGCGACCTCACCGGGCAGGAACCGCAGGATCTCTCTCCCCCGCTCGTCGATCCCGAGCGGTTCGGGCACGAGGTCGAAGCCGGTGCTGCGCAGGTGGCGCAGGAGCGCGTGCACCGCCGGCGTCCACGGCCCGGCGTTGCGCCGGACCGTCTCGCCGCGCTTGAACACCACGTTGGCGAAGCCCCCGCTGAGCCGTTCCTCCGCGTCATCGCTCATGCCAGAAACGTATCCAGTCCTCGGCCGCTCCAGCCGTCGCGACATCCCACCGAACCGTGAAGACGCGGCCGAGGTACGCGGCGCCCGGGCAGCGGGTCATCCAGCGCCGCCGTCGGCAATGCCCGCCTGCGAGCCGGGCGACAACGTGCCGGACACGAGCGTCTCGTGGATGAGGCCCGCGACGATGACGGCCAGCTCGGGGGCACGAGCGGGATCCTCGTCGAGCATGATCAACCAGGCGAACATGGGCCCGAGCAGCAGCACGTGAACCACCGCGGTGTCCGGTCGATGCGACAGCTCGCCGCGAACGAC
This Jiangella alba DNA region includes the following protein-coding sequences:
- a CDS encoding aminoglycoside phosphotransferase family protein: MSDDAEERLSGGFANVVFKRGETVRRNAGPWTPAVHALLRHLRSTGFDLVPEPLGIDERGREILRFLPGEVAWWPWPAVLLRDEGLRAVASAVRRMQAALRSFDAPADAVWHGGPRTDGHQEIRHGDLAPWNTLWDGDRLTGIIDWDTAGPAPAGWDAAQGAWYFVPLRDRTGYRSTGPTPTMSERAHRLTVWCDELDEDPAHVLDVLDDVQCFERDRIRACGGAGIEPYASFLAKGSADEIEQERTWLAAHRDELLAAG